From a single Sinorhizobium sp. RAC02 genomic region:
- a CDS encoding amidase, which produces MPFQNPLEGAGELCRMDAAGLAEAYRTRSLSPVEVAKATMDRAEEVNADLNAFTHIDREGALAAASASEQRWKDGAPLSEVDGVPTTLKDIVWVEGWSVRYGSTTTPARPQTEDAPSVARLRQAGAVFIAQTTTPEFGWKAITDSALFGVTRNPWNRAKTPGGSSGGAAVAAAVGAGVFHLGTDGGGSIRIPASFTGIVGHKPTFGRVPAHPPSAFGTVAHIGPMARSAADTAAMLKAMSGRDLRDWTQGAGKLGALAADAPVDLSGKRIGYWSKPASGTLDPEVAGLVDATVAKLSAAGAIVEPVDLPADNLLDLFHHHWFTGAAARLSSIPETDRKAIDPGFLEIARAGAAYTSTELVLAQVRRGEYGAAMDLLLADYDFLVSPATALPAFDAGLEVPAASAYGRWTEWAGFAFPINLSQQPACVVPCGFTAAGLPVGFQIIGARGDDARVLSAAAHLEVIFST; this is translated from the coding sequence ATGCCTTTTCAAAACCCTCTCGAAGGAGCGGGCGAGCTGTGCCGTATGGATGCTGCCGGACTGGCAGAGGCCTATCGCACGCGCTCCCTTTCGCCGGTCGAGGTCGCCAAGGCCACGATGGACCGCGCGGAGGAGGTCAATGCCGATCTCAACGCCTTTACCCATATAGACCGTGAGGGCGCGCTTGCGGCAGCGAGCGCCTCCGAGCAACGCTGGAAGGATGGTGCGCCGCTTTCCGAAGTCGACGGTGTGCCGACCACGCTGAAGGATATCGTCTGGGTGGAAGGCTGGAGCGTGCGCTACGGCAGCACCACCACGCCGGCACGCCCGCAAACGGAAGATGCGCCCTCCGTCGCTCGCCTGCGACAGGCGGGTGCCGTCTTCATCGCGCAGACCACCACGCCGGAATTCGGCTGGAAGGCGATCACCGACAGCGCGCTCTTCGGCGTCACCCGCAACCCCTGGAACAGGGCGAAGACCCCCGGCGGCTCGTCGGGTGGCGCGGCCGTTGCCGCAGCCGTCGGCGCCGGCGTCTTCCATCTCGGCACCGATGGCGGCGGCTCAATCCGCATTCCGGCGTCGTTTACCGGCATCGTCGGGCACAAGCCGACCTTCGGCCGGGTGCCGGCCCATCCGCCGAGCGCCTTCGGCACCGTCGCCCATATCGGACCGATGGCGCGAAGCGCTGCCGACACCGCCGCCATGCTGAAGGCGATGTCCGGCCGGGACTTGCGCGACTGGACGCAGGGCGCCGGAAAACTCGGGGCCCTCGCCGCTGACGCCCCGGTCGACCTCTCGGGCAAGCGCATCGGCTACTGGTCGAAACCGGCCTCGGGAACGCTCGACCCGGAAGTTGCCGGGTTGGTAGATGCCACGGTTGCGAAACTCTCGGCTGCCGGCGCCATTGTGGAGCCGGTCGACCTGCCGGCGGACAATCTTCTCGACCTCTTTCATCATCACTGGTTCACGGGCGCTGCGGCACGCCTTTCCTCGATCCCCGAGACCGACCGCAAGGCGATCGATCCCGGCTTTCTGGAGATCGCTCGCGCCGGCGCTGCCTACACCTCGACAGAACTAGTCCTCGCGCAGGTGCGTCGCGGTGAATACGGAGCGGCGATGGATCTTTTACTCGCCGACTACGACTTCCTCGTCTCGCCCGCAACGGCGCTGCCGGCCTTCGACGCCGGGCTCGAGGTTCCGGCGGCAAGCGCTTACGGTCGCTGGACGGAATGGGCGGGTTTCGCCTTTCCAATCAACCTCAGTCAACAGCCGGCCTGCGTGGTGCCCTGCGGCTTTACCGCGGCAGGCCTGCCGGTCGGGTTCCAGATCATCGGCGCGCGGGGCGATGACGCCCGCGTTCTTTCCGCCGCCGCCCACCTGGAGGTGATCTTCTCCACGTAA
- a CDS encoding LysR family transcriptional regulator encodes MNLTTRQLRYVCEVASLGSVQAASKALHISQSSILAAITLAEGEMGARIFERRPARGVQITPAGERFISAARIMLSAATEFDRAIGDLADRVPKVLRIGCFEPFGALFMPEMLRMYIDNVGDVEIDLLEGDQVRLQAWLAEGIIDLAILYDIGAITTGTMTKICKVPAHAVLHVDDPLATRDAVWLSDIATRPFVLLDMPQTAAYLLTLFDILAKRPEVRFHTRSYETVRSAVASGFGMSILNMRPIGRATADGHAIVRLPILDELPPPSVIILDPYGGSKPLFVRLFIEIFRRFFREVGPSRFSVTTREREASLLWD; translated from the coding sequence ATGAACCTGACAACCCGGCAGTTGCGTTATGTCTGCGAAGTGGCGAGCCTCGGCAGCGTGCAGGCGGCCTCGAAGGCGCTGCATATTTCGCAGTCGTCGATCCTTGCCGCGATCACGCTTGCCGAAGGGGAGATGGGCGCGCGGATCTTCGAGCGGCGGCCGGCGCGGGGCGTCCAGATCACGCCTGCCGGCGAGCGCTTCATCAGTGCGGCGCGCATCATGCTGTCGGCGGCCACAGAATTCGACCGGGCGATCGGCGACCTTGCGGACCGCGTACCGAAGGTGCTGCGTATCGGCTGTTTCGAGCCGTTCGGCGCGCTCTTCATGCCGGAAATGCTGCGCATGTATATCGACAATGTCGGTGACGTCGAGATCGACCTTCTCGAGGGTGACCAGGTGCGGCTGCAAGCCTGGCTGGCGGAGGGCATCATCGATCTCGCGATCCTCTACGACATCGGCGCGATCACCACCGGCACGATGACGAAGATCTGCAAGGTGCCGGCCCATGCCGTGCTGCATGTCGACGACCCGCTTGCGACGCGGGACGCCGTCTGGCTTTCCGACATCGCAACGCGGCCCTTCGTGCTGCTCGACATGCCGCAGACGGCGGCCTACCTGCTCACCCTTTTCGACATTCTCGCAAAACGCCCCGAGGTACGCTTTCACACCCGGTCCTACGAGACCGTGCGCTCTGCCGTCGCCTCCGGCTTCGGCATGTCCATCCTCAACATGCGCCCGATCGGCCGGGCGACGGCCGATGGCCACGCCATCGTCCGCCTGCCGATCCTCGACGAACTGCCGCCACCCTCGGTCATCATCCTCGATCCCTACGGCGGCTCGAAACCTCTATTCGTGCGCCTCTTCATCGAAATCTTTCGGCGGTTCTTCCGAGAAGTGGGCCCGTCGCGGTTCTCGGTGACCACACGGGAGCGTGAAGCTTCGCTTCTGTGGGATTGA
- a CDS encoding FAD-binding oxidoreductase translates to MYDPLAHPFPARSHPNPESYWLKVSEGEARDDGPVAGDADVDVAIIGGGYTGLSAALALARDYGVKATVLEARSSAWGCSGRNGSFARISGGRVSWSELVKTHGPDVARAYFKELKQGLDTVRDLISGGNIACDKQPDGVYKVATFASHAHSLRREEELYNNVLGYPARYEEASGLRGVHEGPESHGALYLPDGFSLNPLLLARGLHRMAREHGACIHTNSPVTDWITEGGAHRLVTPTGTIRAKRVIVATNGYTSSQLHARLAARVLPVHSQIIVTAPMSDSQVAASLPSGKCMFDTRELLFYYRRLPDNRMLFGGRSAITGKDAEAPRHRQYLHDAMTRKFPALAGIGVEHWWGGWVAVTRNSLPFCYQVPGMGDVFTAGGYAGSGVSFSIHLGAKLAMMATGRPFETGASFLTRQPERYPFASFIRLGQWMAYRWLHAKDAREARRAG, encoded by the coding sequence ATGTACGACCCCCTTGCCCATCCGTTCCCCGCCCGTAGCCACCCGAATCCAGAGTCTTACTGGCTGAAGGTCAGTGAAGGAGAAGCTCGCGACGATGGCCCCGTGGCGGGGGATGCCGACGTTGATGTCGCGATCATCGGTGGGGGGTATACCGGCCTTTCCGCGGCACTCGCTCTAGCCCGCGATTATGGGGTCAAGGCGACCGTTCTGGAGGCCCGCTCTTCCGCATGGGGCTGCAGCGGACGGAACGGAAGCTTCGCCCGGATCTCGGGCGGACGAGTTTCGTGGTCGGAACTTGTCAAGACTCACGGGCCAGATGTTGCCCGGGCATATTTCAAGGAGCTCAAGCAAGGACTGGATACTGTTCGCGACTTGATCTCCGGCGGCAATATCGCTTGCGACAAGCAGCCTGACGGGGTCTACAAAGTCGCCACCTTCGCCAGTCATGCCCACTCGCTCCGTCGAGAAGAGGAACTCTACAACAACGTTCTCGGCTATCCGGCCCGGTATGAAGAGGCGAGCGGGCTGCGCGGCGTGCACGAAGGTCCCGAAAGCCACGGCGCCCTTTACCTGCCCGACGGGTTCTCGCTGAACCCCTTATTATTGGCGCGCGGCCTCCATCGCATGGCGCGTGAACATGGCGCCTGTATCCACACGAATTCGCCTGTGACGGATTGGATTACCGAAGGCGGTGCGCATCGCCTCGTGACGCCGACCGGGACGATCCGGGCAAAGCGCGTCATTGTCGCGACCAACGGATACACGTCGTCGCAGCTGCACGCGCGTTTGGCGGCGCGTGTGCTGCCAGTCCACTCGCAAATCATCGTGACGGCCCCGATGAGCGATTCTCAGGTGGCGGCAAGCCTTCCATCGGGAAAGTGCATGTTCGATACCCGCGAATTGCTGTTCTACTATCGCCGTCTACCGGACAATCGAATGCTGTTCGGCGGGCGAAGTGCCATCACCGGCAAGGACGCGGAGGCGCCTCGCCATCGTCAATATCTCCACGATGCGATGACACGCAAATTTCCAGCGCTCGCTGGAATCGGCGTCGAGCACTGGTGGGGCGGTTGGGTGGCCGTCACGCGGAACTCCCTTCCGTTCTGCTATCAGGTGCCCGGAATGGGTGATGTGTTCACGGCCGGCGGCTACGCAGGCAGCGGCGTTTCCTTCTCGATCCACCTCGGCGCGAAGCTTGCGATGATGGCGACGGGCCGGCCGTTCGAGACGGGCGCATCATTCCTCACGCGCCAACCGGAGCGCTACCCGTTCGCCTCTTTCATCCGGCTCGGGCAGTGGATGGCATACCGCTGGCTTCATGCCAAGGATGCTCGCGAAGCGCGCAGAGCGGGATGA
- a CDS encoding RidA family protein, whose amino-acid sequence MPIQRFEPNGKRLSHVLVHNGIAYVTGQVPADRNQDVSGQTVQVLARIDELLAKAGTDKSKILFAQVWLKHVVSDFAAMNKAWEDWIPEDALPARATVEANLAAENILVEIAVQAAVES is encoded by the coding sequence ATGCCGATCCAACGTTTTGAACCAAACGGAAAACGTCTCAGCCACGTGCTGGTCCACAATGGGATCGCCTACGTCACAGGCCAGGTTCCAGCCGACCGTAACCAGGATGTTTCCGGGCAGACGGTCCAGGTTCTTGCGCGGATCGACGAACTCCTCGCAAAGGCGGGTACGGACAAGTCCAAAATCCTTTTCGCACAGGTCTGGCTAAAGCATGTCGTCTCGGATTTCGCAGCCATGAACAAGGCTTGGGAAGACTGGATTCCCGAAGATGCGCTCCCCGCGAGAGCGACGGTAGAAGCAAACCTCGCAGCCGAGAACATCCTGGTCGAGATCGCGGTCCAGGCCGCTGTCGAATCCTGA
- a CDS encoding IclR family transcriptional regulator translates to MTDAEDSPLYVTALAKGLSVLTAFGPSQPAMNLLELAEATGLNKSTIQRSVFTLEAMGYLAREGNSKRYRLTVKSLEFGTGYLQTSELIERASPYLHELNRQCQESCNLLEPSGTEMVYVSRFTSHKQITIHVPIGHRLPMYCTAAGRAYLAALPAEEAAETVAQSRLIAFTPRTIVDPAQILDTLGRTRREGFALVAEEIYVGDIAVGACIVNAEGHPLGSINISVPFSRWRPEDVASELAPQVVNAARAISSAAKGLKPPGAARSKSQ, encoded by the coding sequence ATGACAGACGCTGAAGATTCACCTCTCTACGTTACCGCACTTGCCAAGGGCCTTTCCGTGTTGACGGCATTCGGTCCTTCTCAACCCGCCATGAACCTGCTCGAACTGGCCGAAGCCACGGGCTTGAACAAGAGCACGATTCAACGTTCGGTGTTCACGCTTGAGGCGATGGGCTACCTCGCGCGCGAGGGTAATTCCAAACGATACCGCCTGACGGTGAAATCCCTGGAGTTCGGAACGGGTTACCTTCAGACAAGCGAACTGATTGAGCGGGCGTCTCCTTATCTTCATGAGTTGAACCGCCAATGCCAGGAAAGCTGCAATCTGCTTGAACCGTCCGGAACGGAGATGGTCTACGTCTCGCGGTTCACCAGCCACAAGCAGATTACGATTCACGTTCCCATCGGACACAGGCTGCCGATGTACTGCACGGCGGCTGGGCGCGCCTATCTCGCGGCACTGCCCGCAGAAGAGGCCGCGGAGACTGTCGCGCAGTCCCGGCTGATCGCTTTTACGCCCAGGACCATCGTCGATCCGGCTCAAATCCTTGACACGCTGGGCCGCACGCGCAGAGAGGGTTTTGCGCTCGTTGCCGAGGAAATCTACGTCGGCGACATCGCCGTCGGCGCCTGCATCGTCAACGCCGAAGGGCATCCTCTCGGTTCGATCAACATATCCGTGCCCTTCAGTCGCTGGCGGCCGGAGGACGTAGCTTCGGAGCTTGCTCCGCAGGTGGTCAATGCTGCCAGAGCGATATCGAGCGCCGCCAAAGGACTGAAACCCCCAGGCGCTGCCAGAAGCAAATCCCAGTAA
- a CDS encoding ABC transporter permease, translated as MDKLRRILFWFVVALTALFLLLPTLIIVPMSFTTTPSLEFPPVGFTLEWYGKVIGASDWQGALVNSLIVAVAASVLATVIGTAAALALHVHRFPGKTLVMGLLLSPMVTPVIVLAVGMYMVFSGWGLVATRLGLIFAHTVLAIPFVVVSVLASSKMVNPSLAPASLGLGAGHWFTFRRVTLPLIMPGVLSGAIFAFITSWDEVVIALFLADAQTRTVPIMIWNQVRTNLDPATAAVAAILIVLSALGVLLSYKFRESR; from the coding sequence ATGGACAAGCTGAGACGCATTCTCTTCTGGTTTGTAGTCGCCCTGACGGCCTTGTTCCTGCTGCTGCCAACGCTGATCATCGTGCCGATGTCGTTCACGACAACGCCATCGCTCGAATTCCCCCCCGTGGGCTTCACCCTCGAATGGTACGGCAAGGTTATCGGAGCATCCGACTGGCAAGGGGCGCTCGTGAACAGTCTGATCGTCGCCGTGGCCGCATCGGTCCTCGCGACTGTCATTGGAACTGCGGCCGCACTTGCATTGCACGTGCATCGGTTCCCCGGAAAGACCCTCGTCATGGGGCTGCTCCTCAGCCCGATGGTCACACCCGTCATCGTTCTTGCGGTGGGGATGTATATGGTCTTCTCCGGATGGGGGCTGGTCGCGACCCGGCTTGGATTGATCTTCGCCCATACGGTCCTTGCGATACCCTTTGTTGTGGTGTCCGTGCTGGCAAGTTCGAAAATGGTGAATCCGTCGCTGGCGCCTGCCAGCCTGGGCCTGGGAGCGGGCCATTGGTTCACCTTCCGCAGGGTTACGCTGCCGCTGATCATGCCTGGTGTTTTGTCGGGAGCGATCTTTGCTTTCATCACATCCTGGGACGAAGTCGTCATCGCGCTGTTTCTCGCCGACGCCCAGACCCGCACGGTTCCGATCATGATCTGGAATCAGGTGCGAACCAATCTCGACCCTGCCACGGCCGCCGTTGCTGCGATCCTCATCGTGCTGTCGGCGCTTGGCGTCCTTCTTTCCTACAAATTCAGGGAATCCAGATGA
- a CDS encoding ABC transporter ATP-binding protein — translation MMNAALENTAGPAMKLDGVSKLYGAVKALDNVSFELRKGEFLTMLGPSGSGKTTSLRAIAGFIQPTSGRLFIDGRDMTVVPPQKRNIGMMFQDYALFPHMSVLENVGYPLETRGIKRVEREKRSMEMLEIVGLAHCANRYPKEMSGGQQQRVALARALVFKPDIVLLDEPMAALDKKLRGQMQIEIMHITRQVGATVVSVTHDQEEALVMSDRIAVFKDGRLEQIGTPHELYLRPRSEFVADFIGEANLLRGNVRSTGDGVVIEGESWKANLPKDDPRAQSLAGAQKACVVLRPERIHAVPVGTALENAGEGVIEDKIYLGVEYRLVVRMADGGKINLCSRDVASIAAMNPGERIGLAWAVDDIVVIGGCG, via the coding sequence ATGATGAACGCCGCCCTTGAGAACACTGCGGGACCGGCAATGAAGCTCGACGGGGTTTCGAAACTCTATGGAGCCGTCAAGGCTCTCGACAACGTGTCGTTCGAGCTTAGAAAAGGCGAATTCCTGACCATGCTCGGCCCTTCGGGGTCTGGAAAGACGACCTCGCTTCGCGCCATCGCCGGCTTCATCCAGCCAACATCCGGACGGCTGTTCATCGACGGCCGGGATATGACGGTGGTCCCGCCGCAGAAGCGAAACATCGGAATGATGTTCCAGGATTATGCGCTTTTCCCGCACATGTCCGTTCTGGAGAACGTCGGCTATCCGCTCGAGACGCGCGGCATCAAGCGGGTCGAGCGGGAAAAGCGAAGCATGGAGATGCTTGAGATCGTCGGCCTTGCCCATTGTGCGAACCGCTATCCGAAGGAAATGTCCGGCGGCCAGCAGCAGCGCGTGGCGCTCGCCCGTGCGCTCGTGTTCAAACCCGACATCGTCCTTCTGGACGAACCGATGGCCGCACTCGACAAGAAGCTACGCGGTCAGATGCAGATCGAGATCATGCACATCACCCGGCAGGTCGGCGCGACCGTGGTCTCGGTCACGCACGATCAGGAGGAGGCGCTTGTCATGAGCGATCGCATCGCCGTCTTCAAGGATGGTCGCCTCGAGCAAATCGGCACGCCGCATGAGCTTTATCTCCGGCCGCGATCCGAATTCGTCGCCGACTTCATCGGAGAAGCCAACCTGTTGCGCGGCAATGTCCGATCGACAGGTGATGGCGTTGTCATCGAAGGCGAGAGTTGGAAGGCAAACCTCCCCAAAGATGATCCCCGGGCGCAGTCTCTAGCGGGTGCGCAGAAGGCCTGCGTGGTGCTTCGTCCTGAGCGCATCCATGCGGTTCCGGTGGGTACCGCACTGGAGAATGCGGGCGAGGGGGTGATCGAGGACAAGATCTACCTTGGCGTGGAATATAGGCTCGTCGTCCGGATGGCCGATGGCGGCAAGATCAATCTTTGCAGCCGGGATGTCGCTTCGATCGCGGCGATGAACCCCGGTGAGCGGATCGGCCTGGCCTGGGCCGTCGATGACATCGTGGTCATCGGCGGGTGCGGGTGA
- a CDS encoding ABC transporter substrate-binding protein, with protein sequence MRRTLAITAVATLLAGTAVSAADTTLTISSYGGGYQEAQSKSYFQPFMAQNPTVKIVEDSSSSNAKLKAMVETGNVTLDILVTDDSFGLEADGKWLEPIDYAIVDKSKFIEGAAGTYRVAADIEGTVLAYNSEEFSGEAPKGFSDFFNSTKFPGSRAVWKYAASGIFEAALIADGVKAEDLYPIDVERALKKLDTIKSDIVWWESGSQSEQLLSSGEASMALVWVGRAVSVANKGIKIDWTNWTSQTGYWVVPKGTKNKEAAMKAISFFTEPAQQIEFTKYMPYGPSNKNAVGSVDSTFKGSLPTDHLDTRVLMNADWWAENGAKIDLRFQEWLLQ encoded by the coding sequence ATGCGTAGGACCTTAGCAATCACGGCCGTGGCGACACTGCTTGCCGGCACGGCGGTCAGTGCCGCCGACACCACCTTGACGATTTCCAGTTACGGTGGTGGTTACCAGGAGGCCCAGTCAAAGTCGTATTTCCAGCCCTTCATGGCACAGAATCCGACTGTCAAGATCGTGGAAGACAGCTCTTCGAGCAACGCAAAGCTCAAGGCCATGGTCGAGACAGGCAATGTCACGCTTGACATCCTGGTGACCGACGACAGCTTCGGGCTCGAAGCGGATGGCAAGTGGCTCGAGCCGATCGACTACGCGATCGTCGACAAGTCGAAGTTCATCGAAGGCGCCGCTGGCACGTATCGCGTCGCCGCCGACATCGAAGGCACGGTGCTGGCTTACAATTCCGAGGAGTTTTCGGGAGAGGCGCCGAAGGGTTTCTCCGATTTCTTCAACTCCACGAAATTTCCTGGCTCGCGTGCTGTCTGGAAATATGCGGCGTCGGGTATTTTCGAAGCTGCCCTCATTGCCGATGGCGTCAAGGCAGAGGACCTCTACCCAATCGACGTGGAACGGGCCCTGAAGAAGCTTGATACGATCAAGTCCGATATCGTGTGGTGGGAAAGCGGCTCGCAGTCCGAGCAGCTGCTGTCGAGCGGCGAGGCGAGCATGGCTCTCGTCTGGGTCGGGCGAGCCGTCAGCGTCGCCAACAAGGGCATCAAGATCGACTGGACCAACTGGACGTCGCAGACGGGCTACTGGGTGGTTCCGAAGGGTACGAAGAACAAGGAAGCTGCCATGAAGGCAATCAGCTTCTTTACCGAGCCCGCCCAGCAGATCGAATTCACCAAGTACATGCCCTATGGTCCCTCCAACAAGAACGCCGTCGGCTCTGTCGACAGCACGTTCAAGGGTAGCCTGCCGACGGATCATCTCGACACGCGCGTCCTCATGAACGCCGACTGGTGGGCAGAGAACGGTGCGAAGATCGATCTCCGCTTCCAGGAATGGCTGCTTCAGTAA
- a CDS encoding ABC transporter substrate-binding protein: MNKSASAQETLPIAIGSALPMSGIAAADGIEFKNGLDLAAEEINAAGGILGRPVEIHIEDTKEMGADLVSQAMQRLVDRYNAPVIINGYNLGTNMIEMDIAADNDVIMMHYNTLISHNEKFKTDPERYYGSFQGDPPEFWYGPGCLNFLKTLSEGGKWTAPNKKIAIIPSANEYSIVIANAIRDQAKDFGFEVSLFETVPFPTNQWGPTLAKLRQDPPAAIIVTHFLPQDLAQFMVQFLAQPINSLIYMQYGPSLPAFREIGGESINGVIYSTVVGCLPDDFSKPFRESYRAKFGPNSAYITGSQTYDGLWMWAIAAAIAGGPGEPFNKEQVSKVAAVMRRNVYRGVNGTYRADPAGQSAYCYPTQVADPSLGMPHQFLQHQDYKTDPKLIAPVLYATDEFLLPPWIK, translated from the coding sequence ATGAACAAGTCCGCAAGCGCCCAGGAAACGTTGCCGATCGCGATCGGCTCGGCGCTGCCGATGTCCGGCATCGCGGCCGCCGATGGTATCGAGTTCAAGAACGGGCTCGACCTTGCGGCTGAAGAGATCAACGCCGCCGGCGGCATTCTCGGCCGTCCGGTCGAGATCCACATCGAAGACACCAAGGAAATGGGTGCCGACCTCGTTTCGCAGGCCATGCAGCGCCTAGTCGACCGCTACAACGCGCCGGTGATCATCAACGGCTACAATCTCGGCACCAACATGATCGAGATGGACATCGCCGCCGACAACGATGTCATCATGATGCATTACAATACGCTCATCTCGCACAATGAGAAATTCAAGACAGATCCGGAGCGCTACTACGGCTCGTTCCAGGGTGATCCGCCGGAATTCTGGTACGGCCCGGGCTGCCTCAATTTTCTGAAGACGCTTTCGGAAGGCGGCAAGTGGACGGCGCCGAACAAGAAGATCGCCATCATCCCCTCGGCCAACGAATATTCGATCGTTATCGCCAACGCGATCCGCGATCAGGCCAAGGATTTCGGCTTCGAGGTCAGCCTGTTCGAGACCGTGCCCTTCCCGACGAACCAGTGGGGCCCGACACTCGCGAAGCTGCGCCAGGATCCGCCGGCCGCGATTATCGTCACCCACTTCCTGCCGCAGGATCTTGCCCAGTTCATGGTGCAGTTCCTCGCGCAACCGATCAACAGCCTCATCTACATGCAGTATGGCCCGTCGCTTCCGGCCTTCCGCGAGATCGGCGGAGAGAGCATCAACGGCGTCATCTATTCGACGGTCGTCGGCTGCCTGCCGGATGACTTCTCAAAACCCTTCCGCGAATCCTATCGCGCGAAATTCGGCCCGAACTCGGCCTATATCACCGGCTCCCAGACCTATGACGGCCTGTGGATGTGGGCGATCGCCGCGGCGATTGCGGGGGGACCAGGCGAGCCTTTCAACAAGGAACAGGTGAGCAAGGTCGCCGCCGTGATGCGTCGCAATGTCTATCGCGGCGTCAACGGCACCTACCGCGCCGACCCGGCGGGCCAATCGGCCTATTGCTACCCGACGCAGGTTGCCGACCCCTCGCTCGGCATGCCGCACCAGTTCCTGCAGCATCAGGACTACAAGACCGATCCCAAGCTCATCGCGCCGGTGCTCTACGCGACCGATGAATTCCTGCTGCCGCCCTGGATCAAATAG
- a CDS encoding ABC transporter permease, producing the protein MTASINDRSLPMKAGPQRSVRLPPVLWLIVPSILFLALFFVFPLLKLVAISLPGGSVEYYQQIFTTPIFLRVIGETFRVSLIVTVVTVVVAYPYAYAMAHGGRSVLLLLTIALLIPFWVSLLLRSFSWIVLLQNSGLINDFLIAMGLIDKPLRLIRTPLGVTIGMVHILLPYAVLPLYTVMKKIDLRLMEASSICGASWLRGFARIYFPLSLPGVVASAILAFTLALGFYITPALLGSPRDMMIAQMIAGQFNEQLNFGLGAALAVVLMVLTAVAFGLFGSVWAALQLRGRRRGEA; encoded by the coding sequence ATGACCGCATCAATCAACGATCGCAGCTTGCCGATGAAGGCGGGGCCGCAGCGGAGCGTCCGGCTGCCGCCGGTGCTTTGGCTGATCGTCCCCTCGATCCTCTTCCTTGCACTGTTCTTTGTGTTTCCCCTGCTAAAGCTCGTGGCGATCTCGCTGCCCGGTGGCAGTGTCGAGTACTACCAGCAGATTTTCACGACCCCGATCTTCCTGCGGGTCATTGGCGAGACTTTCCGGGTTTCGCTCATCGTGACCGTTGTCACGGTCGTCGTCGCCTATCCGTATGCCTATGCCATGGCGCATGGCGGGCGTTCTGTCCTTCTGCTTCTCACCATCGCACTGCTCATTCCTTTCTGGGTGAGCCTTCTGCTACGCAGTTTCTCGTGGATCGTGCTGCTTCAGAACAGCGGTCTGATCAACGACTTCCTGATCGCAATGGGTCTGATCGACAAACCGCTTCGCCTCATCCGAACTCCGTTGGGCGTGACGATCGGCATGGTGCATATCCTTCTGCCCTACGCGGTGCTGCCGCTCTACACTGTCATGAAGAAGATAGATCTTCGCCTGATGGAGGCTTCGTCCATCTGCGGTGCGAGCTGGCTGCGTGGGTTCGCGCGGATCTATTTTCCATTGTCCTTGCCCGGTGTCGTGGCGTCGGCAATCCTGGCGTTCACGCTGGCGCTCGGCTTCTACATTACCCCGGCTTTGCTCGGCAGCCCGCGTGACATGATGATCGCCCAGATGATCGCGGGGCAATTCAATGAACAGCTGAATTTTGGTCTGGGCGCCGCGCTCGCGGTTGTCCTCATGGTCTTGACGGCCGTCGCCTTCGGACTGTTCGGCAGTGTGTGGGCCGCCCTGCAACTGCGTGGCCGGCGCAGGGGGGAGGCGTGA